A genomic stretch from Hyalangium ruber includes:
- a CDS encoding RCC1 repeat-containing protein: protein MHSKATRWMTMVLGVWFGIWPLVGCEQPIRAPEEQVSLFSALWGGQAQARIASGGYHSLVVRPDGTVWAAGYNSYGQLGNGTKESDRFVPAQVTGLSGAIAVAAGFAHSIAVRFDGTVWTWGDNSDGQLGDGTTTDRIVPVQVPELAGVVAVAAGPLYSLAVRFDGTVWAWGDNSDGQLGDGTTTTHTVPAQVPGLSGVMGVAAGARHSLALRSDGTVWAWGDNSDGQLGDGTTTDRIAPVQVPGLSGVVSVAGGSRHSLALRSDGTVWAWGENYWGQLGDGTMTDRNVPVQVPGLSGVVVVAASTSYSLALRSDGTVRAWGNISNGQLGDSTTSHLAPVQVPGLGGVVAVTSGGWHALAVRSDGTLWAWGADTHGQLGTGTPYRPIAPLQVLGLSGARSVAAGQDHSLAVLFDGTVRAWGANFAGQLGDGSTHRRTSPVLVQGISGIVTADGGDDHSLAVRFDGTVWAWGGNNAGQLGDGTMTYRFVPVQVPGLSGVVAVSAGNYHSLAVRFDGTVWAWGGNFAGQLGDGTTATRTAPVQVPGLSGVVAVSAGAIHSLAMRFDGTVWAWGNNAAGQLGDGTTVDRTTPVQVPGLSGVVAVSAGEYHSLATRSDGTVWAWGDNSYFLLGDGTTADRTSPVQVPGLSGVVAVSAGIYHSVATRSDGSAQSWGCNFGGQMGYDNMKLCAGPMQVPEISGFRGLAVGWSHSLAVRSDGTVWAWGSNSDGQIGNDGSTQYTNTPILSLLY, encoded by the coding sequence ATGCATAGCAAGGCAACGAGATGGATGACGATGGTGTTGGGAGTATGGTTTGGGATTTGGCCGCTAGTCGGTTGTGAGCAGCCTATAAGGGCGCCAGAAGAGCAAGTGTCGCTCTTCTCTGCTTTATGGGGGGGGCAAGCACAAGCACGCATCGCATCGGGGGGGTATCATTCTCTGGTAGTGCGTCCAGATGGCACCGTGTGGGCGGCGGGCTATAACAGTTACGGCCAACTGGGCAATGGTACCAAAGAAAGCGACCGCTTTGTCCCTGCACAGGTGACGGGGCTGAGTGGGGCGATAGCAGTGGCTGCGGGCTTCGCCCACTCGATAGCCGTGCGCTTTGACGGCACCGTTTGGACTTGGGGCGACAACTCAGACGGCCAACTGGGTGATGGGACTACGACAGACCGCATCGTTCCTGTGCAGGTGCCTGAGCTGGCGGGGGTGGTGGCTGTTGCGGCGGGTCCCCTTTACTCGTTAGCAGTGCGCTTCGACGGCACGGTTTGGGCTTGGGGCGACAACTCAGACGGCCAACTGGGCGATGGAACAACAACAACTCATACAGTCCCCGCGCAGGTGCCAGGATTGAGCGGAGTGATGGGAGTGGCTGCGGGCGCCCGACACTCGCTGGCATTGCGCTCTGACGGCACGGTTTGGGCTTGGGGCGACAACTCAGACGGCCAACTGGGCGATGGGACTACGACGGACCGCATCGCACCCGTGCAGGTGCCAGGATTGAGCGGAGTGGTCTCAGTGGCAGGGGGGAGCCGGCACTCGCTGGCATTGCGCTCTGATGGCACGGTGTGGGCTTGGGGCGAAAATTATTGGGGCCAGTTGGGGGATGGGACGATGACAGACCGCAACGTTCCCGTGCAGGTTCCAGGGCTGAGCGGGGTAGTGGTTGTGGCCGCAAGCACCTCATATTCGTTGGCATTGCGCTCTGACGGCACAGTGCGGGCTTGGGGCAACATCTCAAACGGCCAGTTGGGGGATAGTACGACGTCCCATCTCGCGCCGGTGCAGGTGCCGGGGCTAGGCGGGGTGGTGGCGGTGACCTCAGGCGGGTGGCACGCGCTCGCAGTCCGTTCCGACGGCACGTTGTGGGCCTGGGGGGCCGACACCCACGGCCAATTGGGAACTGGTACCCCGTATCGCCCTATCGCGCCCTTGCAGGTGCTTGGGCTGAGCGGCGCACGGAGCGTGGCTGCGGGCCAAGACCACTCGCTGGCCGTGCTTTTCGACGGTACGGTCCGGGCTTGGGGAGCCAATTTCGCCGGCCAACTGGGAGATGGCTCTACGCATCGCCGCACCTCGCCCGTGTTGGTGCAAGGAATAAGTGGGATCGTCACTGCGGATGGAGGCGACGACCACTCGCTGGCCGTGCGCTTCGATGGCACGGTGTGGGCCTGGGGCGGTAACAACGCCGGACAATTGGGGGATGGGACGATGACTTACCGTTTTGTCCCAGTGCAGGTGCCAGGGCTGAGCGGTGTGGTAGCCGTGTCGGCGGGTAACTACCACTCGCTGGCCGTGCGCTTCGATGGCACGGTGTGGGCTTGGGGTGGCAACTTTGCTGGCCAGCTAGGGGATGGTACCACTGCTACTCGTACCGCACCCGTGCAAGTGCCAGGGCTGAGTGGTGTGGTGGCCGTCTCGGCGGGAGCTATCCACTCGCTGGCCATGCGCTTTGACGGCACTGTGTGGGCCTGGGGCAACAACGCTGCTGGTCAGCTAGGGGATGGCACCACTGTTGATCGCACCACGCCTGTGCAGGTACCGGGGCTGAGCGGTGTGGTGGCCGTATCGGCGGGTGAATACCACTCGCTGGCTACACGCTCCGACGGCACGGTGTGGGCTTGGGGCGACAACAGCTACTTCTTGCTAGGAGATGGCACCACAGCTGACCGCACCTCGCCCGTGCAAGTGCCAGGGCTGAGTGGTGTGGTGGCCGTGTCGGCGGGTATCTACCACTCGGTGGCAACGCGCTCCGACGGCTCTGCTCAGTCTTGGGGTTGCAACTTCGGTGGCCAGATGGGGTATGATAACATGAAACTATGCGCGGGGCCCATGCAAGTGCCAGAGATAAGCGGCTTTCGGGGCCTGGCTGTGGGCTGGTCCCACTCATTGGCTGTGCGCTCAGATGGTACTGTATGGGCTTGGGGCTCCAACTCAGACGGCCAGATTGGCAATGATGGGTCTACCCAATACACAAACACACCTATTCTCTCTCTGCTGTATTGA
- a CDS encoding serine/threonine-protein kinase, whose translation MRGREPSQLMAGTRMGDWRVLALHESGTFGVVYLAVRVGEEAAGPCALKLARSRADARLAREVELLARVHHPHVPRLRGHGDWHGFPYVVMEWVAGVDLYRWARLGNPSRQQVTRLLAKLAGALSAVHEVGGQHRDMKGANVLVRLADGEPMLMDFGAGTWTGAAPLTVGGPPGTPLYYSPERLRAHLSLLPPDAPSGAGPADDVYGLGVTAFRLLTDRYPFLDLDEAERTQARLRGLLPLAPHELNPGVPQELSALVLRMMAPRPEERPSAHEVARSLEAMVQAPEETWEDLLFAWETESTLQMPGRRHQSRVAYELLLAEARVGEVARQVAAEVERAHAEQRTPIPLEAEQPPPRQTSTPERREAPVQLPIEHKPGATPPRRAWARLSWLAVAGCALLAVHAWWPEHRTSFGEFAEEGQQTQDDGKEDGGAVGLGDATLSTPASVAAHERARRDIALELPKKPLPGQRRPPCKKPTVEIHGGCWGPIDEAPPCGDQAYAWKDRCYWPFMGPQPPATSDP comes from the coding sequence ATGCGTGGCAGGGAGCCGTCCCAGTTGATGGCCGGAACGCGGATGGGTGATTGGCGAGTGCTGGCGCTTCACGAGTCGGGAACCTTCGGCGTGGTGTACCTGGCGGTCCGTGTGGGTGAGGAGGCGGCTGGGCCGTGCGCGCTGAAACTGGCGCGGAGCCGGGCAGATGCACGGTTGGCGAGGGAGGTGGAGTTGCTGGCTCGGGTGCATCACCCCCATGTGCCCAGGCTGCGGGGACACGGCGACTGGCACGGTTTTCCGTATGTCGTGATGGAGTGGGTGGCGGGGGTGGACCTGTACCGATGGGCCCGGTTGGGTAATCCGTCCCGGCAGCAGGTAACGCGGTTGCTGGCGAAGCTGGCCGGAGCGCTGAGTGCGGTCCACGAGGTGGGCGGGCAGCACCGCGACATGAAGGGCGCCAACGTGCTGGTGCGCCTCGCGGACGGCGAGCCGATGCTGATGGACTTCGGCGCGGGCACGTGGACGGGAGCCGCTCCGCTGACAGTGGGCGGTCCGCCGGGCACTCCGCTGTACTACAGCCCCGAGCGGCTGCGCGCTCACCTGAGCCTGCTGCCGCCGGACGCTCCCAGTGGTGCTGGGCCAGCGGATGATGTGTATGGCCTGGGTGTCACTGCCTTCAGGCTGCTGACGGACCGCTACCCTTTCTTGGACTTGGACGAGGCTGAGCGGACGCAGGCGCGCCTGCGAGGCCTCCTTCCTCTCGCGCCGCATGAGCTGAACCCAGGCGTGCCGCAGGAACTGAGCGCGCTGGTGCTGCGGATGATGGCTCCCCGGCCCGAAGAGCGCCCTTCTGCGCATGAGGTGGCGCGGTCTCTGGAAGCCATGGTGCAGGCTCCCGAGGAGACCTGGGAGGACCTGCTCTTTGCCTGGGAGACGGAGTCCACCCTCCAGATGCCGGGACGGCGCCACCAGTCCCGTGTGGCGTATGAGTTGCTGTTGGCGGAAGCACGCGTGGGGGAGGTCGCGCGGCAGGTGGCTGCTGAAGTCGAGCGCGCCCATGCCGAGCAGCGAACACCCATCCCACTGGAGGCTGAGCAGCCGCCCCCGCGGCAGACTTCCACGCCCGAGAGACGCGAGGCTCCTGTGCAGCTCCCTATAGAGCACAAGCCTGGGGCCACGCCGCCGCGCCGTGCCTGGGCTCGGCTGTCATGGCTCGCGGTGGCGGGTTGCGCCCTCCTGGCCGTTCATGCGTGGTGGCCTGAGCACCGGACTTCTTTCGGTGAGTTCGCCGAGGAGGGCCAGCAAACGCAAGACGACGGTAAAGAGGACGGGGGCGCCGTGGGGCTCGGTGACGCCACGCTCTCGACTCCCGCGAGCGTGGCCGCACACGAGCGGGCGCGGCGCGACATCGCCCTCGAACTGCCGAAGAAGCCTCTTCCAGGTCAGCGCCGGCCTCCCTGCAAGAAGCCCACGGTCGAGATTCATGGTGGGTGCTGGGGCCCGATAGATGAGGCCCCACCGTGCGGAGACCAGGCCTACGCGTGGAAGGACAGGTGCTACTGGCCATTCATGGGGCCCCAGCCACCCGCTACCTCGGATCCATAG
- a CDS encoding bifunctional serine/threonine-protein kinase/formylglycine-generating enzyme family protein, with translation MPPLEFDEFRVEREIGRGGMGVIYLAQDTSLGRPVAVKFIALQQPESLVRAYIETEARAIARLQHPNVVTVYRVGKVEEHPYIVSEYVVGQSLSELSLPLPWRRVLTLGLGLARGLAAAHHQGVLHRDIKPANALLAASGEVKLLDFGLAERFDPSGASSPVGTANLAGTPAYMAPEIRRGAPPTPQSDLYSLGLTLYELCTGKLPPAVGGLDRRHDASAIELVPGIDPDFAKLILRCLSHSPIQRLATADILREGLEHLEHLHSAPLLAASNPYRGLAPFEAEHQKLFFGRDADIRAVLERLHRQPLVLVAGDSGAGKSSLCRAGVLPWARSDALNEGRDISTVTLWPGHRPLQALAAALAPLLGQKEAELVTVLLTDLPAWLGQTLRERYHGKRGLLLFIDQLEEILTQAAPSEATRFAAILGGLALPSSGVRVLLAVRGDFLTRICALPGLGEEAERALYILRPMSPEGTREAIVDPARTRGVVFESDELIQTLVASTAHGAGSLPLLQFALAELWERRDSARGCITLESLGEMGGVAGALSRHADGVIQRLSPTEQQAARRILLQLVTADGTRSNRSEEELVSARDPASGAALRALLEGRILHAHTAGGQARYELAHDSLLMSWGTLRNWVDDDIGHRAVRQRVEQASTEWERLERARDVLWAQRQLDEARPLDPKTLSPQARAFLFTSRRALRLQRWGRYLSVTLLVLALAATYGGLRLHASFEDKRFVTAELGKARQLLGEGHALAEKARTTREEALTLFGGRGALSSNPGTPQSAPDLWNSAERRWTEALALFERADAAYASAGQPLERALERQYGHEEARQLRLEVAYERLLLAEDFHQKRLRTELQRSLERLTDHPKEGAEWRQRLFAPAELELVIDPPGARVEFQRYISDDQRVRHLEPAPDLGQMPLPRLQLPPGSYLLHITHPYRPPLDLPLLVTRGARETLRLTLPTAPPPGYAYIPPGCFLSGSAEPEEVRRFMQSPPLHPTCLTEGYVIGKTEVTFGNWLEYLNTLPPNARARHILAKPIFSSAGAVTLQHQPGVGWLFSFYRSSTDIFTARVGEPLHYPGRSRRNTADWRQFPLSGVSAEHLAGYFYWLDHTGRLPGARLCSEHEWERAARGADGRGYPHGDVLMLDDANIDETYQRQHLAFGPDEVGSHPASTSPFGLADMAGNAYELTRSVTSDLGRIVLRGGAWYYNSATARAANREAGDPTQSSVTVGVRVCASYAAR, from the coding sequence ATGCCTCCTCTCGAATTCGATGAGTTCCGCGTCGAGCGGGAGATCGGCCGCGGCGGAATGGGTGTCATCTACCTCGCGCAGGACACCTCCCTGGGCCGCCCCGTCGCGGTGAAATTCATTGCCTTGCAGCAGCCCGAGTCCCTGGTCCGCGCGTACATCGAGACCGAGGCGCGTGCCATCGCCCGCCTGCAGCACCCCAACGTCGTCACCGTCTATCGCGTCGGCAAGGTCGAAGAGCACCCGTACATCGTCTCCGAGTACGTGGTCGGTCAAAGCCTCTCGGAACTCTCCCTGCCCCTGCCGTGGCGACGCGTCCTCACGCTCGGCCTGGGCCTCGCCCGAGGGCTCGCGGCGGCCCACCACCAGGGCGTGCTCCACCGGGACATCAAGCCCGCCAATGCCCTGCTCGCCGCCAGCGGAGAGGTGAAGCTGCTGGACTTCGGTCTGGCCGAGCGGTTCGACCCGAGCGGTGCTTCCTCGCCCGTGGGCACCGCCAACCTTGCGGGCACCCCGGCCTATATGGCGCCCGAGATCCGCCGCGGCGCTCCGCCCACGCCCCAGAGCGACCTCTATTCGCTCGGCCTGACCCTGTACGAGCTCTGCACGGGGAAGCTGCCTCCCGCCGTGGGTGGATTGGATCGCCGCCATGACGCCTCCGCGATCGAACTGGTGCCGGGCATCGATCCCGACTTCGCGAAGCTGATCCTGCGGTGTCTCTCGCACAGTCCGATCCAGCGCCTTGCCACGGCCGACATCCTCCGCGAGGGGCTGGAGCACCTGGAGCACCTGCACTCCGCCCCGCTGCTGGCCGCCAGCAATCCCTATCGAGGCCTCGCGCCCTTCGAGGCCGAGCACCAGAAACTCTTCTTCGGGCGGGACGCCGACATCCGCGCCGTTCTGGAACGGCTGCACCGCCAGCCCCTGGTGCTGGTGGCCGGAGACTCCGGCGCCGGCAAGTCCTCGCTGTGCCGTGCCGGCGTGCTGCCCTGGGCGAGGTCCGACGCCCTGAACGAGGGCCGCGACATCTCCACCGTCACGCTGTGGCCGGGCCACCGGCCGCTCCAGGCACTCGCCGCCGCGCTCGCGCCGCTGCTCGGGCAGAAGGAAGCGGAGCTCGTCACCGTGCTGCTCACGGACCTGCCCGCATGGCTGGGGCAGACCCTGCGCGAGAGGTACCACGGCAAGCGTGGGCTGCTCCTCTTCATCGATCAGCTCGAGGAGATCCTCACCCAGGCTGCGCCCTCCGAGGCGACCCGCTTCGCCGCCATCCTGGGAGGGCTGGCACTACCGTCCTCCGGGGTGCGCGTGCTCCTGGCGGTGCGGGGCGATTTCCTGACGCGCATCTGCGCGCTGCCGGGCCTGGGCGAAGAGGCGGAGCGCGCGCTCTACATCCTCCGCCCGATGTCGCCCGAGGGGACCCGCGAGGCCATCGTGGACCCGGCGCGCACCCGGGGCGTGGTCTTCGAGTCCGATGAGCTCATCCAGACGCTCGTCGCATCGACAGCGCACGGCGCGGGCAGCTTGCCCCTGCTGCAATTCGCGCTCGCCGAGCTGTGGGAGCGGCGCGACTCGGCGCGAGGCTGCATCACCCTGGAGTCCCTGGGAGAGATGGGAGGCGTGGCCGGAGCGCTCTCCCGGCACGCCGACGGGGTGATCCAGCGGCTGAGCCCCACCGAACAGCAAGCGGCGCGGCGCATCCTCCTCCAACTCGTGACGGCGGACGGCACGCGCTCCAATCGGAGCGAAGAAGAGCTCGTCTCGGCGCGAGACCCCGCATCCGGCGCCGCCCTTCGCGCGCTCCTGGAAGGCCGGATCCTCCATGCGCACACGGCGGGCGGACAAGCCCGGTACGAGCTGGCCCACGACTCGCTTCTGATGAGCTGGGGGACGCTGCGCAACTGGGTCGATGACGACATTGGCCATCGCGCGGTGCGCCAGCGCGTCGAGCAGGCGAGCACCGAATGGGAGCGCCTGGAGAGAGCCCGGGACGTGCTCTGGGCGCAGCGTCAGCTCGATGAGGCACGCCCCCTCGACCCCAAGACCCTGAGCCCCCAGGCCCGCGCCTTTCTCTTCACTTCTCGCCGCGCACTGAGGCTCCAGCGGTGGGGCCGCTACCTCTCCGTCACCCTCCTGGTGCTCGCCCTCGCCGCGACCTACGGCGGTCTTCGCCTGCATGCGTCCTTCGAGGACAAGCGCTTCGTCACCGCCGAACTCGGCAAGGCAAGGCAGTTGCTGGGGGAGGGACACGCCCTGGCGGAGAAAGCCCGCACCACCCGAGAGGAAGCGCTCACACTGTTCGGAGGTCGGGGCGCGCTCTCCTCCAACCCTGGAACACCCCAGAGCGCGCCGGACCTCTGGAACTCCGCTGAGCGGCGATGGACCGAAGCACTCGCCCTCTTCGAGCGGGCGGATGCAGCCTACGCCTCCGCCGGTCAGCCTCTTGAGCGGGCCCTTGAACGCCAATATGGCCATGAGGAGGCCCGCCAGCTCCGCCTCGAAGTCGCCTACGAGCGTCTGCTCCTCGCCGAAGACTTCCACCAGAAACGCCTGCGCACTGAACTCCAGCGGAGCCTCGAACGGCTGACCGACCACCCGAAAGAGGGCGCGGAGTGGCGGCAGCGACTCTTCGCGCCAGCCGAGCTCGAACTCGTGATCGATCCGCCCGGGGCGCGCGTCGAGTTCCAGCGATACATCAGCGATGACCAGCGAGTCCGTCACCTCGAGCCAGCTCCGGACCTCGGTCAGATGCCTCTCCCCCGCCTGCAGCTGCCCCCAGGTTCCTATCTCCTCCACATCACGCATCCCTACCGCCCGCCGCTGGACCTGCCCCTGCTTGTGACACGCGGTGCTCGCGAGACACTCCGCCTCACGCTCCCCACGGCCCCGCCCCCTGGTTATGCCTACATCCCGCCCGGCTGCTTCCTGTCGGGCAGCGCCGAGCCGGAGGAGGTGCGCAGGTTCATGCAAAGCCCGCCGCTCCATCCCACCTGTCTCACCGAGGGCTATGTGATCGGAAAGACCGAGGTGACGTTCGGAAACTGGCTGGAGTACCTCAACACCCTGCCCCCAAACGCGCGTGCGAGGCACATCCTCGCGAAGCCGATCTTCAGCTCCGCCGGAGCGGTCACGCTGCAACATCAGCCTGGCGTGGGCTGGCTCTTCTCCTTCTATCGGTCGAGCACGGACATCTTCACGGCGCGAGTGGGAGAGCCCCTCCACTACCCTGGCAGGTCCAGGCGCAACACCGCCGACTGGCGCCAGTTTCCTCTGTCCGGAGTCTCCGCCGAGCATCTCGCCGGTTACTTCTACTGGCTCGACCACACGGGGCGATTACCCGGAGCGCGCCTGTGCAGCGAGCACGAGTGGGAGCGTGCCGCCCGCGGCGCCGATGGTCGCGGATACCCGCATGGCGACGTGCTGATGCTCGATGACGCCAACATCGATGAGACCTACCAGCGGCAGCACCTGGCTTTCGGTCCCGACGAGGTGGGCTCCCATCCCGCTTCGACGAGTCCCTTCGGCCTCGCCGACATGGCGGGCAACGCGTACGAGCTCACGCGCTCGGTGACATCGGACCTCGGCCGCATCGTCCTGCGAGGGGGCGCCTGGTACTACAACAGCGCAACCGCGAGGGCCGCCAACCGCGAGGCCGGTGACCCCACCCAGAGCTCGGTGACGGTGGGCGTGCGTGTCTGTGCCTCATACGCTGCTCGCTAG
- a CDS encoding ADYC domain-containing protein: MNVSPKSVVASLFLLFTAPAFASSPASSHSPNLKSGSAAPGESESARYARRCQNHAPTRGSSEQGTLLWGTRQAWRSRQGSETQRSVLVSVDIQASFHPDGKTQSVRLENGRLVAEHDTTRSLLGTVFQGTSSDGKPVEVALCGAEPAPDDPELVWYRIEAWNPVAQEWENPCAATGNLPDPRALAVSGFWDSRGAHHATPGKFTLACEDGAITKCIRWGYKPWASRDGQSLADLHQACTRMARADYCGNGRSHTRQGTTIDMYDAFGMLSPTTEASAAWNPAHASFEAAWAPDGATCMARTRQGEALEKILQECPGRFSTSAAASLGGGDDCAVQRVKESDRTALLRNRSY, encoded by the coding sequence ATGAACGTGTCGCCCAAGTCTGTTGTTGCCTCGCTGTTCCTGCTGTTCACAGCGCCCGCGTTCGCCTCGAGCCCGGCGTCCTCCCACTCCCCGAATCTGAAGTCCGGGAGCGCGGCGCCGGGGGAGTCGGAGTCGGCACGGTACGCGCGCCGCTGCCAGAACCACGCACCCACCCGCGGTTCCAGTGAGCAGGGGACGCTCCTGTGGGGCACCCGGCAGGCGTGGCGCTCCCGGCAGGGGAGCGAGACGCAGCGCAGCGTGCTCGTCTCGGTCGACATCCAGGCCTCGTTCCACCCCGACGGCAAGACGCAGAGCGTGCGGCTGGAGAATGGGCGCCTCGTGGCCGAGCACGACACCACCCGCAGCCTGCTGGGCACCGTGTTCCAGGGCACCTCCAGCGACGGCAAACCCGTGGAGGTGGCGCTCTGCGGCGCCGAGCCGGCTCCCGACGATCCCGAACTGGTCTGGTACCGCATCGAAGCCTGGAACCCGGTGGCCCAGGAGTGGGAGAACCCGTGCGCCGCCACCGGCAACCTGCCCGATCCCCGAGCCCTGGCGGTGAGCGGCTTCTGGGACTCCCGCGGAGCCCACCACGCGACGCCGGGCAAGTTCACCCTGGCCTGTGAGGACGGCGCCATCACCAAGTGCATCCGCTGGGGTTACAAGCCCTGGGCCTCCCGCGACGGGCAGTCGCTGGCCGACCTGCACCAGGCCTGCACGCGCATGGCCCGCGCGGACTACTGCGGCAATGGCCGCAGCCACACGCGCCAGGGCACCACCATCGACATGTATGACGCCTTCGGCATGCTCTCTCCGACGACGGAGGCCTCGGCGGCCTGGAACCCGGCCCACGCCTCATTCGAGGCGGCCTGGGCGCCGGATGGGGCCACCTGCATGGCGCGCACGCGCCAGGGAGAAGCGCTGGAGAAGATCCTCCAGGAGTGCCCTGGACGCTTCAGCACCAGCGCCGCCGCGTCGCTGGGAGGAGGCGACGACTGCGCGGTGCAGCGCGTGAAAGAGAGCGACAGGACAGCGCTGCTGCGCAACCGCTCCTACTGA
- a CDS encoding CHAT domain-containing protein, with product MRRALGWMMVAALCSTANVAAGKELTKATQAQTLREQAWTLVAQRRLEEAVPLFLRAFTLSEESLREEVLDLSEDRLMRLLQALRPEEERLYALLRAHPNDARLQHLALTVVLLRKGRAIEELSHTSRSVHLGAEAGDRESFDQLRALRTQLARLKLRNIGQRPTAEYRGRLTARIDDLEAMLARRSAPLRARTALPAPAEMVDRVAASLPRDAALIEFVAYEDRPLIPGASGSGQPRYLALLLFPNGRIHTVDLGPSAPIDAAITDLTSAISDRDVAYQAPARTLYSRVFQPLRPLLGNIHHVNIAPDGQLWRIPFYALHDGHKELIESFDFSNRTSGRDLLPRVQPVAPSRAVVALADPKVERPWAPLPGSRAEALAIQRLLPQTQLFLDRNATLERLHQLSAPGILHIATHGFFRESAAPSQGSRAVGQVGFFSGGIEAQLPSHPQLRSGLLFSNPDGAGSDMVSALELASLNLWGTELVVLSACETALGAVELGQGAYGLSRAFLTAGAETVVSSLWQINDDTTSVLMKFYYRNLLEGRGRGTALREAMLTLRKTHPHPQDWAPFIALGRAEPLRSIAPSPLNSHPRVELPAPVPSLHASPEWQGGLLQAQAYEPLELGRSGLSMRLHRPHVESHVPAPVRPTAELSQLSLDPQSSVRLAYGHQHRRRGRLRVEEAPPWVHGERTA from the coding sequence ATGCGGCGCGCACTCGGATGGATGATGGTGGCCGCCCTGTGCAGTACGGCGAATGTGGCGGCTGGCAAGGAGCTGACGAAAGCCACACAGGCCCAGACGCTCCGTGAGCAGGCCTGGACGCTCGTGGCCCAGCGCCGCTTGGAAGAGGCCGTACCGCTCTTCCTGCGTGCCTTCACCCTCTCGGAGGAGTCCCTGCGCGAGGAGGTGCTCGACCTCTCCGAGGACCGCCTGATGCGCCTCCTGCAAGCGCTCCGCCCCGAGGAAGAGCGCCTCTATGCCCTGCTCCGGGCGCATCCGAATGACGCTCGTTTGCAGCACCTGGCGCTGACCGTCGTACTGCTGCGCAAGGGCCGCGCCATCGAGGAACTCTCCCACACCTCGCGCAGCGTCCACCTGGGCGCCGAGGCTGGGGACCGCGAGAGCTTCGACCAACTGCGCGCCCTGCGTACCCAGCTCGCCAGGCTGAAGCTCCGAAACATTGGCCAGCGTCCCACCGCGGAGTACCGAGGGCGCCTGACCGCCCGGATTGACGACCTCGAAGCCATGCTCGCCAGGCGCTCGGCCCCCCTGCGTGCGCGCACCGCCCTTCCCGCTCCCGCCGAGATGGTCGACCGTGTCGCGGCCTCCCTGCCCCGGGACGCGGCCCTCATCGAGTTCGTCGCCTACGAGGACCGTCCGCTCATCCCTGGCGCTTCTGGCTCCGGGCAGCCTCGCTACCTGGCCCTGCTGCTCTTCCCCAATGGCCGTATCCACACGGTCGACCTGGGGCCTTCGGCGCCCATCGACGCGGCCATCACGGATCTGACCAGTGCCATCTCCGACCGAGACGTCGCGTACCAGGCCCCGGCGCGGACGCTCTACTCGCGAGTGTTCCAGCCGCTGCGGCCGCTCCTGGGCAACATCCACCACGTCAACATCGCTCCAGACGGTCAGCTCTGGCGCATCCCGTTCTACGCGCTTCACGATGGCCACAAGGAGCTGATCGAGTCCTTCGACTTCAGCAACCGCACCTCGGGCAGGGACTTGCTGCCCCGCGTCCAGCCCGTCGCCCCCTCCCGTGCTGTCGTCGCCCTCGCGGACCCCAAGGTGGAGCGTCCTTGGGCGCCGCTTCCCGGCTCCCGCGCGGAAGCGCTGGCCATCCAGCGGCTGCTTCCCCAGACCCAGCTCTTCCTCGACCGCAACGCGACCCTGGAGCGCCTGCATCAGTTGAGCGCGCCCGGTATCCTCCACATCGCCACGCATGGCTTCTTCCGCGAGAGCGCCGCGCCCTCTCAAGGTTCCCGTGCGGTCGGCCAGGTCGGCTTCTTCAGTGGCGGCATCGAAGCGCAGCTCCCATCCCATCCGCAGCTCCGCTCCGGGTTGCTCTTCTCGAACCCTGACGGTGCGGGCAGTGACATGGTCAGCGCGCTCGAGTTGGCCAGCCTCAACCTGTGGGGCACGGAGCTCGTCGTGCTCTCCGCCTGCGAGACGGCTCTCGGCGCCGTGGAGCTCGGCCAGGGCGCCTACGGCCTGAGCCGCGCGTTTCTCACGGCGGGCGCGGAGACGGTGGTCTCGAGCCTGTGGCAGATCAACGACGACACCACGAGCGTGCTCATGAAGTTCTACTACCGCAACCTGCTGGAGGGCCGAGGCCGGGGCACGGCACTGCGAGAGGCCATGCTCACCTTGCGGAAGACGCACCCCCATCCGCAGGACTGGGCCCCCTTCATTGCATTGGGTCGAGCTGAGCCCCTGCGCTCCATCGCCCCGAGCCCTCTGAACAGCCACCCTCGGGTGGAGCTGCCAGCCCCGGTTCCCTCCCTCCACGCCTCACCGGAGTGGCAAGGTGGGCTGCTGCAAGCGCAGGCGTACGAGCCTCTGGAGCTTGGACGAAGTGGCCTGTCCATGCGCTTGCATCGCCCGCATGTGGAGAGCCATGTCCCAGCTCCGGTTCGCCCGACGGCTGAGCTGTCGCAGCTCAGCCTCGACCCGCAGTCTTCCGTGCGACTCGCCTACGGACACCAGCACCGCCGCAGGGGAAGGCTCCGTGTCGAGGAAGCGCCGCCATGGGTACATGGCGAGCGCACGGCGTAA